Genomic segment of Paenibacillus polymyxa:
GAAAGCGTTATCAGGTGGTCAACGCCAGCGTGTTGCCTTGGGACGTGCGATTGTGCGTGACCCGCAAGTGTTCTTGATGGATGAGCCACTGTCCAACTTGGATGCCAAGCTGCGTGGTCAGATGCGTGCGGAAATCACGAAGCTGGCTAAGCGTCTGGAAACGACTGTTATCTACGTAACCCATGACCAGGTCGAAGCCATGACGATGGGTGACCGGATTGTAGTTATGAAGGATGGTATTATCCAACAAGCTGCATCCCCAGATGAACTGTACAACCGTCCAGTGAATCTGTTCGTAGCTGGTTTTATCGGCTCTCCTACGATGAACTTTATCACAGGTAAGCTGGTTGAAAAAGAAGGTGCATTGCATTTTGCTGCGCCGGGTCTGGATCTGTTCGTACCAGAAGGTAAAGGACAGATTTTAAAAGCGAAGGGCTATATCGGCAAAGAAGTGATCTTGGGCATCCGTCCTGAGGATATTCATGAAGAGCCTGTATTCTTGGAGGCTTCTCCGAATACGATCTTTACATCCACTGTGGATGTAACGGAAAATCTCGGTCATGAAATGCTGTTGTACCTGAGCGGTGCCGGAAATGATACGATTATTGCCCGTGTAGACGGACGTTCCAATACTCGTGATGGTGTCAAAGCGAAGTTGGCTGTTGATATGAACAAGGTTCATATTTTTGATAAGGAATCGGAATTGAGTATTCTGGTTGGCGAATAAAATTTGCCTCTGGAAGAGAGTCGCAGTTTTCCCCAAGCGGAGAACTGCGACTCTTTTTGTATATCGTATACGGCTACTAGCTTCGGCATTGCATTCATTGGAAAATTCCGATACGATGGGTACAATGGTACAGGTCTACATGCAGGCAAGGTTTGTTGGCAGGAGTCCTAGTTGGGATCAACCCAGCTGTCGGAATAGAGTTAGCCTGGAACCATAGTGTTAAATCAAGTGGAGTGTGGATTGATGCAGTGCAGCATAGACTGGTGTTGGGCTGTATGGTTAATAGGGTAAAGCTACATAAATCAAATGACGTATAGAATCCGGTGTTGCAGATGAAGGGGAGAATACAATGGCTAAACAGGTAAAGGTATCCGAGCTTGTACAGCAGTTTCAAATGGAAGTTATTTCTGGTGAAAAAGGTCTGCGAAGACTGATCACAGTGGATGATTTGAATCGCCCAGGTCTGGAGATGGCCGGGTATTTTGAATATCATACACAGGAGCGGGTACAGCTTCTGGGAAGGTCTGAGTTGGCTTTTCTGGGGATGCTTCCTCCTGAGGAGCGTCGGGATCGGATGGAGCGTCTGTGTACAGAACTGACTCCATGCATTATCATCACACGTGGTCTGGAGGTACCAGCTGAGTTAGTGGAGGCGAGTGCAGAGCGGGATATTCCTGTACTGCGCACTAATATGGCGACGACGATTTTATCAAGCCGCATCACAGGCTTTCTCGAAAGAAAGCTGGCTCCTACGGCGACTATTCATGGTGTACTATGTGACGTGTATGGCGTGGGAATGCTTATCACAGGAAGTAGTGGTATTGGTAAAAGTGAAACAGCACTGGAACTGGTTAAACGTGGACATCGCTTGGTAGCAGATGATGCGGTAGAAATTCGGCAAACGTCCGATTTTCAGCTGCATGGTACAGCACCTGAGCTGATCCGTCACCTGTTGGAAATTCGTGGCGTGGGCATTATTAATGTGATGACGCTGTTTGGTGCTGGTGCAGTTCGTAACAACAAACGGATTACATTGGTTGTCCGTCTGGAGGCATGGCAGCAGGACAAGCAGTATGACCGTCTTGGTCTTGATGAGGAAACGACACGCATTATTGATACAGATGTTCCACTGGTTACGATCCCAGTTCGTCCGGGCCGAAACTTGGCTGTTATTATCGAGGTGGCGGCGATGAACTATCGTTTGAAACAAATGGGCGTTAATGCAGCCCTGCAATTTACAAACAAGCTGACTGCTACGATTTCTGAAGATATGGAAGAGATGGATTAAGTTTGGTTTGTTCGTTTGCAAGGAAGAACGAGGAGTGAGAGAAACATATGTCAACGGCAACATTACTGCTGAATCCGATCGCTTTTTCAATCGGGGCAATCAAGGTCCACTGGTATGGGCTTATTTTGGGGCTGGCGGCGCTTGTGGGTTTATATCTCGCCATCCGTGAAGGAAAAAGATTCGGTATTCCGCAGGACTTTTTTATGGATATGCTGCTTCTGGGTGTTCCATCAGCAATTATTGGAGCGCGTATTTATTATGTAGCCTTCAAATGGGAAGACTACCGAGATAATCTATGGGATGTTTTTAAAATTTGGAATGGCGGTATTGCGATATACGGTGCCTTGATCGGGGCCATTATATGTGCGGTCATTTATTTCCGGTATAAAGGGTATAACTTCTGGCGTATCGCTGATATTTGCGCACCAGGTCTACTAATCGGTCAAGCGATTGGACGCTGGGGTAATTTTGTCAATCAGGAAGCCTACGGTGGACCGACGGAAGAGACTTTTTTGCGAAATCAACTGCATCTGCCGGACTTCATTGTGAATCAGATGAACGTTAACGGGGTGTTTCATCACCCTACATTTTTATATGAATCACTGTGGAGTATTGTAGGTGTGATTTTGCTGCTCGTCATTCGTCGTATGAAATTTGTACGTGCAGGCGAAATGTTTGCGTTTTACTTCATTTGGTACTCGATTGGTCGTTTTTTCATCGAGCGTGTACGGACGGACAGTTTGGCTTTTCAGGGACCGGATTGGCTCGCTTCCTTTGTAAATGCCCTGTGGTCTCCTATGGTATGGTTAGGGTTTGAACCAGGGCATCTGGACCCAAGTTACGGTAACGTACGGATATCACAATTGCTGCCTATTTTCATTGTGGTGGCTGCCGTGATTTTCATTTTGGTTCGTCGCCGGAAGGGCACATCTGTTGCTCGGTATAGCGATCCGATTATCTCTAGCAAAGCGGGGATTGATCAGGTACCTGACGTGACACCAGAACAGGTATCCCGTCCAGGACAAGATGCGGTTCCTCCAACAGCTACGGCGGATAAGCTACCTAAGGAAGACACGGACGAGGACAAGAAGGAGCATCTATGATAAATACGATTTTGTTTGATTTAGACGGCACCATCATGGATACGAATGAGTTGATTATCAGCACATTTCTACACATTTTGAATCATCCGGATGCTGATCCGCTGACGCGGGAGCATATTATTCCTCATATGGGTGGAACGCTGGACGATCAACTCCGTACTTTTTCGGGATTAACGGATGTATCTGGGTTAGTTAAGGACTACCGTGCTTATAATCAGATTCATCATGATCAAATGGTGAAGCCATTTCCATATGTCATTGAGGTTATTCAGGAGTTGCGTGCGAGAGGAATTAAGCTAGGGGTTGTGACCACTAAAATACGACCATCCACGATACGTGTACTTAATCTATTCAATCTGACTTCCTCTATGGATTATATTGTGACGGTGGACGATGTAGAGCATCCTAAGCCACATGCTGAGCCAGTCCTTAAGGCCTTAGCAGGCTTGAATGCTGAAGCAAAGCATACATTGATGGTCGGAGACAGTTCTTTTGATATTTTGTCAGCTCAGGCAGCAGGTGTGAAATCGGCTGGTGTAGCTTGGTCGCTCAAGGGCGAGGAAACTCTGCGCGGATATGGGCCTGACTACATGTTGCATGATATGCGGGATTTGCTGAAGCTGGAGCTTCAAGGTGTCAATGTATCGTGAGAAAGGTGAACCGCTATCCTGTAGAAGGTCCCAATGCGTTGTGGCAGATTTATCGGACGGTGAGCCGCTGGAAAGGCATTAAGAACTTTATTTTTATACAGATTGCCCGGTATTGTCCTGTGCTTTCTCTGAAAAACGTCATTTACCGCAGAATGCTGGGGATGAAGGTGGGGCAACATGCGGCCTTTGGCCTGATGGTGATGGTGGATGTTTTTTTTCCAGAGTATATTACGATAGGGAACAATTCGGTCATTGGGTATAACACGACGATACTGGCTCACGAATACCTCATTGAGGAGTATCGTATCGGTAAAGTGGTGATTGGTGATCATGTGCTGATCGGCGCCAACACAACCATTCTGCCGGGTGTAACCATTGGTGACGGAGCTATCGTAGCGGCTGGAGCGGTCGTGCATAAAGACGTCCCCGCAGGTGCATTTGTGGGTGGCAATCCGTTGCGTGATTTAAGACGCTCTGGTGTGGACGAGTAGTAAATAGCACAATAAGGAAGGCCCCTTATGTATTAAGGGGTCTTTCTTGTGTTGTTTTTCTGTATAATAAGTGGGGTAATGCATGTTGATTATGTTTAAAAATTGATAAAAGACATATTTGCAAGGCGATATGGGAGCGTGTTAATTTGGTCAAAAAAGAACGTATACCAGAGCTTGATATTTACCGGGGAATATTAATTGCAGCCGTTGTTACCATTCATGCGACTTCAATGGCTTTAATTGATGCGCGTCATTCTCTATTGTTTTATCCTTTTCTATTTTTAAATATGTTTAGTAGCTTTGCGGTGCCCGTATTTATTTTTGTGAGCGGATTTGTTTTATTTTACAATTATGTCGATAGGCCGCTTCGTGGTAAGAATATGCTTCTATTTTTCCGAAAAAGACTGATGTTTATTGTGTTACCGTACGTTTTGTTTTCTCTTGTGTATTATTTGACCTTGGTAACACGCGGGTTGATGCCGCTCAGTGATCTTCCACTCGTGCTGTTAACGGGAAAGGCATACACGCATTTGTATTATGTCATCATCATCATCCAATTTTATTTGGTCTTCCCGCTGTTGTTGTGGGGAGTGCAGCGCTTATGTCATTGGATATCGAGTCCACGGAGAGCAGCCTGTATCATTCTGACAGTAGGGTTAGCCATTCAATGGGGATTCGTATTGCTGAACAAATACGTTTGGCAAGAGGAAAGAGGAAGTCTTGCGATTACGTATATCAGTTATTTTGCCTTAGGCGCAGCTGTAGCGATTGGATATGAAGGGTTTAAAAAGTGGCTTTTTCCAGTGTCAGGTACAGTAATTAGACGTGGTCAGTTGATCAGTTGGTGGGGGTTGTGGGCGGCTTGGCTACTCGTGGGTATAGCTTATGTACAAATATGGTTTGTAGCATATCGCAAAGACATCTATGCAGATTCACTGATCTATGAACTACTCCGTAATGCACATGCCCTCGTATCTGCGTTAGTGTTGTTTCAGTGCTCGGTTTTATTATATCGTCATACTAACGATAGACTGCGAAGGTTAATCAGTTGGTTGGGGGCATGTTCTTTCGGTATTTATTTACTTCACCCGGCGTTACTGCGGGTGTATCGCAAGTTGGATTTGCATGGATCACCGATAGAATATATCTTCTCCGTTGCCGGTGGATGGTTGTTGGCGCTGTTTGGCTCATGGCTGATTGTGACGTTGTGTTTTCGATATGTACCATTTGCATGGATCGGTTTGGGCACGGTCCCGAAGTTTCCTTTCCAGAGTAAAGATGAACAGGTGAATAGCTAAATATTTTGATTTGGACTGTTAGCTTAAAGCTGGCAGTCTTTTTTTTTAGAGTATAGAATTTATAAATTTTCAGTGGAGCTGAACAACTCTATATGCACAAAAAAATTAACGTAGGCGCGGTCTTGCTCCGTGAAAATACGTTGATAGATGTTTTTCATATAGGATTCATGTATTTTGCATTGGATAAAATATAGAGAGGGGCAGCAGCTTGCCGAATCTGTAAAAAAGGGCTGCGCCGTTCGGTTGACGTTCACAAGTAGAGCATGATAATATATCGAATATACTTTAGTTTGTTAGCACTTTACCATGATAAAGATATTGTGAAATCATGAGGTGATAGAGATGTCTAAGCCAAAAGGATTCGAGATCCCTGTAGGGGTTCGAGATTATCTTCCGCGTGCAGTGTCGAAGCTGCGGGCCATTGAACTGAATGTACTCGAATGCATGGAGCGTTGGGGTTACCGCCAGATTATGACGCCTACGATGGAATACTACGATACGGTGGGAGTGGCTAGTTCTACTTCCGATCGAAAACTGTTTAAATTACTCAATAACCGGGGGACCACGTTGGTGCTGCGATCGGATATGACAGCTCCAATTGCACGGGTGGTATCTTCGTTGCTAAAGGAAGAGGAAGTACCACTCCGACTTTCCTATCACGCAAATGTATTTCGGGCGATTGAGGAAGAGGCAGGAAGAGAAGCGGAGTTTTTTCAGACGGGTGTGGAACTGGTGGGTGATGATTCGCCTGAGGCTGATGCAGAAGTTGTAGCATTGGCAATTGCATCATTACAGGCAGCAGGGGTGACCTCTTTTAAAATTGCGATGGGGCATGTGGGATTCCTGAACGGCTTATTTGAGGAAATCATTCCAGGCCGCCAGGCTGAACAACAAGCGCTAAAGGAACTGTTGCTCAGTCGTGATGTAGTGGGCTACCGAACAGCGATCGAAGCTTTGGGCTTGGCATCCGAACATCGGGATAAGTTGGAAGCTATTCTTCGGTTGCGCGGTGGAAAAGAAATTTGTGACCAGGCTACCCGTCTTAGTGTGGAGCAGCAGACGATTCAATCCATTGCACATTTGTGCGAGGTGTGGGAAGTGCTGGAGGCTTACGGCGTATCTGAGCATGTGTTAATCGACCTTACCATGATCGGGGACTTTTCATATTATACAGGAATGACTTTTGAGGGCTATGCGGCGGAGATTGGGTTCCCGGTATGCAACGGAGGCCGCTATGACAATCTGCTTCAGCAGTTTGGTCGATCCGTACCTGCAACAGGATTTGCATTGAAAACGAACCGGATTGTCGATGGTGTGGATGGTATTCAAATGGAGGCGAAGCTTCCTATACTTATCCGCTATGACGAACAGGGACGCCAAGAGGCGTTATCCGTAGCGGCACAGCTACGCGCAACAGGTCTTACTGTGGTGACAGGGCTCACGGACGGACCGGAAGATCGACGTCGTGAGCAGCAGGGCCTGTACGCAGAGGTATACAGCTATACAGCTGAAGGAAGACAGCCAGTACAAAGGAGGGAATTGCCGTGACGGAAACATTGAAGGTAGCCATGCCAAAGGGACGGATTTATAAGCAGGCTTCTGAGCTATTTCGCCGAGCGGGGGTTCCCATTCCGCTGGATGTGGACGAGACGCGCAAGCTGGTCATCCCACTGCCCGAACTGGGCATGGAATTTATTATGGCGAAGCCCGTTGATGTTCCTACGTATGTGGAGTACGGGGCGGCGGACATTGGCATTGTGGGCAAGGATGTTTTGCTGGAAGAAAACAAGGATGTGTATGAACTGCTGGATCTGGGGATTGCCCGTTGTCGGATGTCGGTGATTGCTTTACCAGATTGGCAGCCAGGTATTCGTCAGCGGGTCGCTACAAAATATCCGAATGTGGCTTCCCAGTATTTTCGGGAGCAAGGCCAGCAGGTGGAGGTTATTAAGCTGAATGGCTCCATTGAGCTGGCGCCGTTAATTGGTCTGGCAGACCGCATTGTTGATATGGTAGAAACGGGGCAGACCTTGCGGGAGAATGGATTGGTCGAGCAAATCAGCATACTGGATATTACCAGTCGTCTGATTGCCAATCGGGTCAGCTACCGGATGAAAAACAGCTCGATTCAGGCATTGTGTGATCGATTGCATCAGGTGATTCCAAATGCGGTGATACCCCGGGAGTAAATGGACTAAAGGAATAAGCCAATGGTTAAAGGGGCATTCTGCAAGCTGCAAGTAAGGGGGAATGGACAAATGAAGATCGTATCAGCCCGTGATTTCAGTCTCCAACGGGAGGTGGATTACGGCACACCTGAGCAAAATGAGGCTGTGCGTACCATTATTCAGTCGGTACGCCAAGAGGGGGATGAGGCTGTCCTGCGATATACGCAATCGTTTGATGGTGTATCGCTGACAGCAGAGCAACTTCGTGTGACGGAGGAAGAATTGAAGGCGGCATATGATAAGGTAGAGCCTTCTTTTTTACAGGCGATTCGAGAGGCGGCGGATAATATCCGTGCTTTTCACGTGAAGCAAAAACGTAATTCGTGGATGGACTTACAGCCAGATGGTAGCTTGCTCGGTCAAATTATCCGACCGTTGAAACGTGTAGGCGTGTATGTTCCGGGCGGTAAAGCAGCCTATCCATCCTCAGTGCTGATGAATGTCATTCCCGCTCAGGTGGCTGGTGTACCGGAGATTGTCATGGTGACACCCCCGGCGACAGGCGGCAAAGCAGGGATAGATCCATATACACTGGTAGCTGCGGCAGAGGCTGGTGTAACGGAAATATATAGGGTTGGCGGAGCGCAGGCGATCGCCTCTCTCGCTTACGGAACACATAGCATTGAGCCAGTCGATAAAATTTGCGGTCCCGGCAA
This window contains:
- the lgt gene encoding prolipoprotein diacylglyceryl transferase, which produces MSTATLLLNPIAFSIGAIKVHWYGLILGLAALVGLYLAIREGKRFGIPQDFFMDMLLLGVPSAIIGARIYYVAFKWEDYRDNLWDVFKIWNGGIAIYGALIGAIICAVIYFRYKGYNFWRIADICAPGLLIGQAIGRWGNFVNQEAYGGPTEETFLRNQLHLPDFIVNQMNVNGVFHHPTFLYESLWSIVGVILLLVIRRMKFVRAGEMFAFYFIWYSIGRFFIERVRTDSLAFQGPDWLASFVNALWSPMVWLGFEPGHLDPSYGNVRISQLLPIFIVVAAVIFILVRRRKGTSVARYSDPIISSKAGIDQVPDVTPEQVSRPGQDAVPPTATADKLPKEDTDEDKKEHL
- the hprK gene encoding HPr(Ser) kinase/phosphatase, which codes for MAKQVKVSELVQQFQMEVISGEKGLRRLITVDDLNRPGLEMAGYFEYHTQERVQLLGRSELAFLGMLPPEERRDRMERLCTELTPCIIITRGLEVPAELVEASAERDIPVLRTNMATTILSSRITGFLERKLAPTATIHGVLCDVYGVGMLITGSSGIGKSETALELVKRGHRLVADDAVEIRQTSDFQLHGTAPELIRHLLEIRGVGIINVMTLFGAGAVRNNKRITLVVRLEAWQQDKQYDRLGLDEETTRIIDTDVPLVTIPVRPGRNLAVIIEVAAMNYRLKQMGVNAALQFTNKLTATISEDMEEMD
- a CDS encoding ABC transporter ATP-binding protein, encoding MAGVRLEHIFKKYPGADKATVVDVNLDIQDKEFLVLVGPSGCGKSTTLRMIAGLEEISDGKLYIGDRVVNDVAPKDRDIAMVFQSYALYPHMNVYQNMAFGLKLRKVKKEEIDKRVREAAKILDIEHLLDRKPKALSGGQRQRVALGRAIVRDPQVFLMDEPLSNLDAKLRGQMRAEITKLAKRLETTVIYVTHDQVEAMTMGDRIVVMKDGIIQQAASPDELYNRPVNLFVAGFIGSPTMNFITGKLVEKEGALHFAAPGLDLFVPEGKGQILKAKGYIGKEVILGIRPEDIHEEPVFLEASPNTIFTSTVDVTENLGHEMLLYLSGAGNDTIIARVDGRSNTRDGVKAKLAVDMNKVHIFDKESELSILVGE
- a CDS encoding acyltransferase, encoding MVKKERIPELDIYRGILIAAVVTIHATSMALIDARHSLLFYPFLFLNMFSSFAVPVFIFVSGFVLFYNYVDRPLRGKNMLLFFRKRLMFIVLPYVLFSLVYYLTLVTRGLMPLSDLPLVLLTGKAYTHLYYVIIIIQFYLVFPLLLWGVQRLCHWISSPRRAACIILTVGLAIQWGFVLLNKYVWQEERGSLAITYISYFALGAAVAIGYEGFKKWLFPVSGTVIRRGQLISWWGLWAAWLLVGIAYVQIWFVAYRKDIYADSLIYELLRNAHALVSALVLFQCSVLLYRHTNDRLRRLISWLGACSFGIYLLHPALLRVYRKLDLHGSPIEYIFSVAGGWLLALFGSWLIVTLCFRYVPFAWIGLGTVPKFPFQSKDEQVNS
- a CDS encoding ATP phosphoribosyltransferase regulatory subunit, yielding MSKPKGFEIPVGVRDYLPRAVSKLRAIELNVLECMERWGYRQIMTPTMEYYDTVGVASSTSDRKLFKLLNNRGTTLVLRSDMTAPIARVVSSLLKEEEVPLRLSYHANVFRAIEEEAGREAEFFQTGVELVGDDSPEADAEVVALAIASLQAAGVTSFKIAMGHVGFLNGLFEEIIPGRQAEQQALKELLLSRDVVGYRTAIEALGLASEHRDKLEAILRLRGGKEICDQATRLSVEQQTIQSIAHLCEVWEVLEAYGVSEHVLIDLTMIGDFSYYTGMTFEGYAAEIGFPVCNGGRYDNLLQQFGRSVPATGFALKTNRIVDGVDGIQMEAKLPILIRYDEQGRQEALSVAAQLRATGLTVVTGLTDGPEDRRREQQGLYAEVYSYTAEGRQPVQRRELP
- the hisG gene encoding ATP phosphoribosyltransferase, which produces MTETLKVAMPKGRIYKQASELFRRAGVPIPLDVDETRKLVIPLPELGMEFIMAKPVDVPTYVEYGAADIGIVGKDVLLEENKDVYELLDLGIARCRMSVIALPDWQPGIRQRVATKYPNVASQYFREQGQQVEVIKLNGSIELAPLIGLADRIVDMVETGQTLRENGLVEQISILDITSRLIANRVSYRMKNSSIQALCDRLHQVIPNAVIPRE
- the ppaX gene encoding pyrophosphatase PpaX, producing MINTILFDLDGTIMDTNELIISTFLHILNHPDADPLTREHIIPHMGGTLDDQLRTFSGLTDVSGLVKDYRAYNQIHHDQMVKPFPYVIEVIQELRARGIKLGVVTTKIRPSTIRVLNLFNLTSSMDYIVTVDDVEHPKPHAEPVLKALAGLNAEAKHTLMVGDSSFDILSAQAAGVKSAGVAWSLKGEETLRGYGPDYMLHDMRDLLKLELQGVNVS
- a CDS encoding acyltransferase — protein: MRKVNRYPVEGPNALWQIYRTVSRWKGIKNFIFIQIARYCPVLSLKNVIYRRMLGMKVGQHAAFGLMVMVDVFFPEYITIGNNSVIGYNTTILAHEYLIEEYRIGKVVIGDHVLIGANTTILPGVTIGDGAIVAAGAVVHKDVPAGAFVGGNPLRDLRRSGVDE